The Streptococcus pluranimalium genome contains a region encoding:
- a CDS encoding phosphopentomutase, producing the protein MSTFDRIHLVVLDSVGIGAAPDANNFVNAGVPDGASDTLGHISKTVGLNVPNMAKMGLGNIPRETPLKTVPAEENPTGYVTKLEEVSLGKDTMTGHWEIMGLNITEPFDTFWDGFPEDILTKIEEFSGRKVIREANKPYSGTAVIDDFGPRQMETGELIIYTSADPVLQIAAHEDVIPLEELYRICEYARSITLERPALLGRIIARPYVGEPGNFTRTANRRDLAVSPFEDTVLNKLADAGIPTYGVGKINDIFNGSGITHDQGHNKDNNHGVDTLLKTLQDPAFTKGFSFTNLVDFDALYGHRRNAHGYRDCLEEFDARLPEITDLLGDKDLLLITADHGNDPTYAGTDHTREYIPLLAYSPSFTGSGVIPQGHFADISATVADNFGVDTAMIGESFLEKLK; encoded by the coding sequence ATGTCTACATTTGATCGTATTCACTTAGTGGTACTGGATTCTGTTGGGATTGGTGCTGCGCCAGATGCTAATAATTTTGTTAACGCAGGAGTTCCTGACGGGGCTTCTGACACGCTTGGTCACATTTCCAAAACGGTCGGTCTCAATGTGCCTAATATGGCTAAAATGGGGCTCGGCAACATTCCCCGTGAGACTCCACTTAAAACCGTTCCTGCTGAGGAAAATCCTACTGGTTACGTGACCAAGTTGGAAGAAGTTTCACTTGGGAAGGACACTATGACCGGTCACTGGGAAATCATGGGGCTTAATATCACCGAGCCATTTGATACTTTCTGGGATGGTTTTCCTGAAGACATTTTGACCAAGATTGAAGAGTTTTCCGGTCGAAAAGTCATCCGTGAAGCTAATAAACCTTACTCAGGAACTGCTGTTATCGATGATTTTGGTCCTCGCCAAATGGAGACAGGAGAGCTCATCATCTATACATCAGCTGATCCTGTGCTACAAATCGCTGCGCATGAAGATGTGATTCCCTTAGAGGAACTCTATCGTATCTGTGAGTATGCTCGTTCCATCACCCTTGAACGCCCAGCGCTTCTTGGTCGTATCATTGCTCGTCCATATGTTGGAGAGCCAGGTAACTTCACACGTACGGCAAATCGTCGTGACTTGGCTGTCTCACCATTTGAAGACACTGTTTTGAATAAATTGGCTGATGCAGGGATTCCAACTTATGGTGTCGGTAAAATCAACGATATCTTCAACGGTTCAGGAATTACCCATGACCAAGGGCATAATAAAGATAACAACCATGGGGTGGACACGCTCCTTAAAACTCTTCAAGATCCAGCATTTACCAAAGGTTTCTCATTTACTAATCTAGTCGATTTTGATGCTCTCTACGGTCACCGTCGTAATGCTCATGGCTACCGCGATTGTTTAGAAGAATTCGATGCTCGCTTGCCAGAAATCACAGATCTCTTGGGGGACAAGGATTTGCTTCTCATTACAGCAGACCACGGCAATGACCCAACCTATGCTGGAACGGACCATACCCGTGAGTACATCCCGCTCTTGGCTTACAGCCCATCCTTTACAGGTAGCGGTGTTATTCCACAAGGACATTTCGCTGATATCTCAGCAACCGTTGCGGACAACTTTGGTGTTGACACCGCCATGATTGGGGAGAGTTTCTTGGAAAAATTGAAGTAA
- the deoC gene encoding deoxyribose-phosphate aldolase translates to MNVKDILKTVDHTLLSTTATWSEIQTILDDAMTYETASACIPASYVKQAADYVSGKLAICTVIGFPNGYSTTAAKVFECQDAIENGADEIDMVINLTDVKNGNFDAIEAEIRQIKEACQDHILKVIVETCQLSKEELIELCGVVTRSGADFIKTSTGFSTAGATFEDVALMAEHVGSHVKIKAAGGISSLEDAEKFIQLGASRLGTSRIIKLVKNQAVEDGSY, encoded by the coding sequence ATGAATGTTAAAGATATATTAAAAACGGTTGATCATACCTTGTTATCAACAACGGCTACTTGGTCAGAGATTCAAACTATTTTAGATGATGCGATGACCTATGAGACAGCATCTGCTTGTATTCCTGCGTCTTATGTTAAACAGGCGGCAGATTATGTTTCAGGGAAACTAGCTATTTGTACTGTTATTGGCTTTCCGAATGGCTATAGCACAACTGCTGCTAAAGTTTTTGAATGCCAGGATGCTATCGAAAATGGTGCCGACGAAATTGATATGGTCATCAACTTGACAGATGTTAAAAATGGCAATTTTGATGCTATCGAGGCAGAAATTCGTCAAATCAAAGAGGCTTGTCAAGACCATATTTTGAAAGTTATTGTTGAGACCTGTCAGTTAAGTAAAGAAGAGTTGATTGAGTTATGTGGTGTTGTCACACGCTCTGGTGCAGATTTTATCAAGACATCAACAGGTTTTTCAACAGCTGGTGCAACATTTGAAGATGTTGCTTTAATGGCTGAACACGTCGGTTCACATGTTAAGATTAAGGCTGCTGGTGGAATTAGCTCTTTAGAGGATGCTGAAAAATTTATCCAATTAGGGGCATCACGTTTAGGAACGAGTCGGATTATCAAACTGGTAAAAAATCAAGCAGTTGAGGATGGTTCCTATTAA
- a CDS encoding NupC/NupG family nucleoside CNT transporter translates to MQFIYSILGILLILGIIYAISFNRKGISFPLIGKALIVQFIIALILVRVPLGQRIVSVVSDGVTKVINCGQAGLNFVFGSLADGGAKTGFIFAIQTLGNIVFLSALVSLLYYMGILGFIVKWIGKGVGKIMKSSEVESFVAVANMFLGQTDSPILVSKYLGRMTDSEIMVVLVSGMGSMSVSILGGYIALGIPMEYLLIASTMVPIGSILIAKMLLPQTEPVQRIDDIKMDSKGNNANVIDAIAEGASTGAQMAFSIGASLIAFVGLVSLINLLLSGLGIRLEQIFSYVFAPFGFLMGFDGKDILMEGSLLGNKLILNEFVSFQQLGSVIKSLDYRTALVATISLCGFANLSSLGICVSGIAVLCPGKRSTLARLVFRSMIGGIAVSMLSAFIVGIVTLF, encoded by the coding sequence ATGCAGTTTATTTATAGTATTCTTGGAATCCTACTCATATTGGGCATTATTTATGCCATTTCCTTTAATCGTAAAGGCATTTCTTTTCCATTGATAGGAAAGGCACTTATCGTGCAGTTTATCATCGCCTTGATTCTTGTACGTGTCCCATTAGGGCAACGTATCGTTAGCGTCGTTTCAGATGGTGTGACAAAGGTTATCAACTGTGGTCAAGCTGGACTGAATTTTGTGTTTGGCTCTTTGGCTGATGGTGGTGCAAAGACTGGTTTTATCTTTGCCATCCAAACGCTTGGAAATATTGTCTTCTTATCTGCTTTAGTTAGCCTACTTTACTATATGGGAATTCTAGGATTTATTGTAAAATGGATTGGTAAGGGTGTTGGTAAAATCATGAAATCCTCAGAAGTTGAGAGTTTTGTGGCCGTTGCCAATATGTTTCTCGGGCAAACCGACAGTCCAATTCTAGTTAGCAAATACCTTGGTCGTATGACAGATAGTGAGATTATGGTTGTCTTAGTATCTGGAATGGGAAGTATGTCTGTTTCCATCCTAGGTGGTTATATTGCTTTGGGGATTCCAATGGAGTATCTCTTGATAGCCTCAACCATGGTGCCTATCGGTAGTATCTTGATTGCTAAAATGTTGCTTCCTCAAACCGAACCTGTCCAAAGAATCGATGATATTAAAATGGATAGCAAAGGAAATAATGCCAATGTGATTGATGCTATAGCTGAAGGCGCTAGTACAGGTGCTCAAATGGCCTTTTCAATCGGTGCCAGCCTGATTGCTTTTGTTGGATTGGTATCACTAATCAATCTGCTGCTAAGTGGTTTAGGTATCCGTTTGGAACAGATTTTCTCTTATGTTTTTGCCCCATTTGGTTTTCTGATGGGATTTGATGGTAAAGATATTCTCATGGAAGGTAGCCTTTTGGGAAATAAGTTGATTTTAAATGAATTTGTGTCTTTCCAACAGTTGGGGAGTGTTATCAAATCTCTCGATTATCGAACAGCTTTGGTAGCTACGATTTCGTTATGCGGCTTTGCTAATTTATCTAGCTTAGGTATCTGTGTTTCGGGGATTGCTGTTTTATGTCCAGGAAAAAGAAGTACTTTGGCACGCTTAGTTTTTCGTTCAATGATTGGTGGTATTGCTGTAAGTATGCTCAGTGCCTTTATTGTTGGGATTGTGACGCTTTTCTAA
- the udp gene encoding uridine phosphorylase, whose translation MQNYSGEVGLQYHLQIRPGDVGRYVIMPGDPKRCEKIAKHFDNPVLVADSREYVTYTGTLNGEKVSVTSTGIGGPSASIAMEELKLCGADTFIRVGTCGGIDLDVKGGDIVIATGAIRMEGTSKEYAPIEFPAVADLEVTNALVKAAKKLGYTNHAGVVQCKDAFYGQHEPERMPVSYELLNKWEAWKRLGTKASEMESAALFVAASHLGVRCGSDFLVVGNQERNALGMDNPMAHDTEAAIEVAVEALRTLIEDDKVS comes from the coding sequence ATGCAAAACTATTCAGGTGAAGTTGGACTTCAGTACCATTTACAAATCCGTCCAGGTGACGTGGGTCGTTATGTGATTATGCCGGGTGATCCAAAACGTTGCGAAAAAATCGCGAAGCATTTTGATAATCCTGTACTTGTGGCAGATAGCCGTGAATACGTGACCTATACTGGAACTTTGAACGGTGAAAAAGTTAGTGTTACCTCAACGGGTATCGGTGGGCCGTCAGCTTCTATTGCTATGGAAGAATTAAAATTGTGTGGTGCTGATACCTTTATTCGTGTAGGAACTTGTGGCGGTATTGATCTTGATGTGAAAGGTGGCGATATTGTCATTGCGACTGGTGCTATCCGTATGGAAGGAACAAGTAAAGAATACGCTCCTATTGAGTTTCCGGCAGTAGCAGACTTAGAGGTAACCAATGCTCTCGTCAAAGCTGCAAAAAAATTGGGTTATACTAATCACGCAGGTGTGGTACAATGTAAAGATGCTTTCTATGGTCAGCATGAACCAGAACGTATGCCAGTGAGCTATGAGTTACTAAACAAGTGGGAAGCTTGGAAACGTCTTGGTACAAAAGCATCAGAAATGGAATCAGCAGCACTCTTTGTGGCGGCTAGTCACCTTGGTGTTCGTTGCGGTTCTGACTTTCTTGTTGTTGGCAACCAAGAACGTAATGCTTTGGGAATGGATAATCCGATGGCTCACGACACGGAGGCAGCTATTGAAGTAGCAGTTGAAGCTTTACGTACTCTGATTGAAGACGACAAAGTATCATAA
- a CDS encoding GntR family transcriptional regulator has protein sequence MIKNDLNKKLNKLKHVQVYNKIFSMIQEGIYTPGMQLPTEPELAEQLNVSRSTLRKSLALLQEDHLVKNIRGKGNFISQPEDSNTPHQYDIRKHPVKTCLTSEIHEVELECRLEVPSEAILTSLKQETPVVVIADRWYHTEDGPLAYSLSFIPIEVISEYGISLQENSPLLQFLESRVYQETISSHTQSHFGYTISGNFSATKYILSENEQFMLIQENIYKQDRLLVCNKHYLPIEHFELFLTTQ, from the coding sequence ATGATTAAAAATGACCTTAATAAAAAGCTAAACAAACTCAAGCATGTACAAGTCTACAATAAAATTTTCAGTATGATACAAGAAGGGATTTATACCCCCGGTATGCAACTGCCTACTGAGCCAGAGCTTGCAGAACAATTAAATGTTAGCCGTTCCACCTTGCGAAAATCGCTAGCACTTTTACAAGAAGATCATCTAGTCAAAAATATACGTGGGAAAGGGAATTTTATCAGTCAACCTGAGGATAGCAATACTCCTCATCAATATGATATTAGAAAACACCCTGTCAAAACCTGTCTGACAAGCGAGATCCATGAGGTTGAATTGGAATGTCGCTTAGAAGTTCCTTCAGAAGCCATTCTAACATCCCTTAAACAAGAGACTCCCGTCGTGGTTATTGCCGACCGTTGGTATCACACTGAGGATGGACCCTTGGCTTATTCTTTGTCATTCATCCCTATTGAAGTCATTTCTGAGTATGGTATCTCACTCCAAGAAAACTCGCCACTCTTACAGTTTTTGGAAAGTCGCGTTTATCAGGAAACGATCTCTAGCCATACACAAAGTCATTTTGGTTATACCATCTCAGGTAACTTTTCTGCCACTAAGTACATCCTATCTGAAAATGAACAATTTATGCTGATTCAGGAGAACATCTACAAACAAGATCGACTACTCGTTTGTAACAAGCATTATCTCCCTATCGAACATTTTGAGCTTTTCCTGACGACGCAGTAG
- the treC gene encoding alpha,alpha-phosphotrehalase, with protein MAIDKRKVVYQIYPKSFKDTTGSGTGDLNGVTENLPYLKELGIDMIWLNPFYPSPQRDNGYDVADYTAVNPDFGTMADFEAMIARGKELGIDFMLDMVLNHCSTEHEWFQKALAGDQYYQDFFILRDEPTDWVSKFGGNAWAPFGDTGKYYLHLFDVTQADLNWRNPNVREELFKVVKFWQDKGVKGFRFDVINLIGKDEVLEDCPINDGKPAYTDRPITHDYLHELNQASFGQDDSFMTVGEMSATTVENCIMYTAPDREELSMAFNFHHLKVDYQDGQKWTIMDFDFKALRDLFHTWGEGMSEGNGWNALFYNNHDQPRALNRFVDIKHFRNEGATMLGASIHLSRGTPYIYMGEEIGMIDPDFDSMADYVDVESLNAYQIMLDEGKTPEEAFKIIQTKSRDNSRTPMQWDASDNAGFTTGTPWLKAGKSYKEINVANEKDGVIFSFYQKLIKLRKEMPLIAEGDYKAAYTDSESVYAFERELDGQKLLVLNNFYAEEVTLDLAEAYQNGQVLISNYATEAIGENVILKPYQTLAILAG; from the coding sequence ATGGCAATCGACAAACGTAAGGTTGTTTACCAAATTTATCCAAAATCATTTAAAGACACGACAGGTAGTGGTACTGGTGACCTCAATGGGGTTACTGAGAATTTGCCATACCTTAAAGAGCTAGGAATTGATATGATCTGGCTTAATCCTTTTTATCCAAGTCCCCAACGTGATAATGGTTATGATGTCGCTGATTATACAGCGGTCAATCCAGATTTTGGGACTATGGCGGATTTTGAAGCGATGATTGCACGTGGAAAAGAGTTGGGTATCGATTTTATGCTGGATATGGTGCTTAACCACTGTTCGACAGAGCATGAATGGTTCCAAAAAGCCTTGGCAGGTGACCAATACTATCAAGATTTCTTTATCTTGCGTGACGAGCCGACGGACTGGGTGTCTAAGTTTGGTGGCAATGCTTGGGCGCCATTTGGGGATACTGGTAAGTACTATCTTCATCTCTTTGATGTCACTCAAGCGGATCTGAACTGGCGTAATCCAAACGTCCGTGAAGAACTCTTTAAAGTTGTAAAATTCTGGCAAGACAAGGGTGTTAAAGGTTTTCGTTTTGATGTGATTAACTTGATTGGTAAGGATGAAGTCCTCGAAGATTGCCCAATCAATGATGGTAAACCAGCTTACACTGACCGTCCAATTACTCATGATTATCTGCATGAACTCAACCAAGCTAGCTTTGGTCAGGATGACTCCTTCATGACAGTTGGGGAAATGTCAGCAACGACAGTAGAAAACTGTATCATGTACACGGCGCCAGATCGTGAAGAATTATCCATGGCCTTTAATTTCCACCATTTGAAAGTGGATTACCAAGATGGGCAAAAATGGACCATTATGGATTTTGATTTCAAGGCTCTGCGTGACCTTTTCCATACATGGGGTGAAGGTATGAGTGAGGGTAATGGCTGGAACGCTCTTTTCTACAACAACCATGACCAACCGCGTGCCCTTAATCGTTTTGTGGATATTAAGCACTTCCGCAACGAAGGAGCAACTATGCTCGGTGCTTCCATCCATCTATCACGCGGGACACCTTACATCTACATGGGTGAAGAAATTGGGATGATTGATCCTGACTTTGACTCAATGGCGGACTATGTGGATGTTGAGAGCCTCAATGCTTATCAAATTATGTTGGATGAGGGGAAAACACCGGAAGAAGCCTTCAAGATTATCCAGACTAAATCACGTGATAATTCACGGACACCAATGCAGTGGGACGCTAGTGACAATGCAGGGTTTACGACAGGTACACCATGGTTGAAAGCAGGAAAATCTTACAAAGAGATTAATGTCGCAAATGAAAAAGACGGTGTTATCTTTAGCTTCTACCAAAAACTCATTAAACTTCGTAAAGAAATGCCCCTTATCGCAGAAGGTGATTACAAGGCAGCATATACTGATAGTGAGTCAGTTTACGCTTTTGAGCGTGAACTAGACGGACAAAAACTGCTTGTTCTTAACAACTTCTATGCCGAAGAAGTGACCCTTGACCTAGCAGAAGCTTATCAAAATGGTCAAGTCCTCATCAGCAACTATGCTACTGAAGCCATCGGTGAAAACGTCATTCTAAAACCATACCAAACACTAGCTATTTTGGCAGGATGA
- the treP gene encoding PTS system trehalose-specific EIIBC component: protein MGKFESQAKDLLTAIGGKENVKAVTHCATRMRFVLNDDSKANVQEIEKISAVKGTFTNAGQFQVIIGNDVPIFYNDFTAVSGIEGVSKEVAKSAAKSNQNPLQRVMTMLAEIFTPIIPAIIVGGLILGFRNILEGVQWSSLDGKTIVEVSQFWNGVNHFLWLPGEAIFHFLPVGITWSVARKMGTTQILGIVLGICLVSPQLLNAYAVGSTPVADIAKDWVWDFGFFAVNRIGYQAQVIPALLAGLSLSYLEIFWRKRIPEMVSMIFVPFLSLLPALILAHTVLGPLGWTIGKGISFVVLAGLTGPVKWLFGAIFGALYAPLVITGLHHMTNAIDTQLIADTASKTTGLWPMIALSNMAQGSAVFAYFFMNRKNEREAEISLPAAISAYLGVTEPALFGVNVKYVYPFVAGMIGSGLAGLLSTTMNVQANAIGVGGIPGFLAINVKYMVPFFICMAVALVVPFVLTVAFRKANFLTKAEDEKLASQAALAQAEVSQAAPVASTTASAGTVSSIVSPLTGEVKLLSEAVDPVFAQGVMGQGVLIEPSEGELVAPVSGTISVLFPSKHAVGLVTDEGVEMLMHIGMDTVNLDGKGFTAHVSQGDKVVAGASLISFDIAAIKAAGYPVETPVIVTNHNDYQVNPIDVLPRQISRGEDVLKVTKL, encoded by the coding sequence ATGGGAAAATTTGAATCTCAAGCTAAAGACCTCTTAACTGCTATTGGTGGTAAAGAAAACGTTAAAGCTGTCACACACTGTGCGACACGCATGCGCTTTGTTTTGAACGACGACAGCAAGGCTAATGTCCAGGAAATCGAAAAGATTTCAGCCGTCAAAGGGACGTTCACCAATGCTGGACAATTCCAGGTTATCATTGGTAATGATGTGCCTATTTTCTACAATGACTTTACAGCTGTTTCTGGCATTGAAGGTGTTTCTAAAGAAGTTGCTAAATCAGCAGCCAAAAGTAATCAGAACCCACTTCAACGTGTTATGACTATGTTGGCTGAGATTTTCACGCCAATTATTCCAGCGATTATCGTTGGTGGTTTGATTCTCGGTTTCCGTAATATTCTTGAGGGTGTTCAGTGGTCATCGCTGGATGGTAAAACAATTGTTGAGGTATCTCAATTTTGGAATGGTGTTAACCATTTCTTGTGGTTACCAGGTGAAGCCATTTTCCACTTCTTACCAGTAGGGATTACTTGGTCTGTTGCTCGTAAAATGGGAACAACCCAAATTCTTGGTATCGTTCTTGGTATCTGTTTGGTGTCACCACAGTTGCTCAATGCTTACGCTGTAGGAAGCACACCAGTAGCTGACATTGCCAAAGACTGGGTTTGGGACTTCGGCTTCTTCGCTGTTAACCGTATCGGTTATCAAGCACAGGTTATCCCGGCCCTTCTTGCGGGACTTAGCTTGTCTTACCTTGAAATCTTCTGGCGTAAACGTATCCCAGAAATGGTCTCAATGATCTTTGTACCATTCCTATCATTATTGCCAGCCCTTATCTTGGCTCACACTGTCTTGGGACCACTTGGTTGGACAATCGGTAAAGGGATTTCATTCGTTGTATTGGCTGGTTTGACTGGTCCTGTTAAATGGCTCTTTGGTGCTATCTTTGGTGCCCTTTATGCACCGCTTGTTATCACTGGTCTTCACCACATGACAAACGCTATCGATACGCAATTGATTGCGGACACAGCTTCTAAAACAACTGGTCTCTGGCCAATGATCGCTCTCTCAAACATGGCACAAGGTTCAGCTGTATTTGCTTACTTCTTCATGAACCGTAAGAATGAACGCGAAGCTGAAATCTCACTTCCAGCTGCTATCTCAGCCTACCTTGGTGTTACTGAGCCAGCCCTCTTTGGTGTTAACGTTAAATATGTTTACCCATTCGTCGCAGGAATGATTGGTTCAGGACTTGCAGGTCTCTTGTCAACGACGATGAACGTTCAAGCCAACGCTATCGGTGTCGGTGGTATCCCTGGTTTCCTTGCTATTAATGTGAAATACATGGTGCCATTCTTTATCTGTATGGCGGTTGCCCTTGTTGTTCCTTTTGTCTTGACTGTTGCCTTCCGTAAAGCTAACTTCCTTACAAAAGCTGAAGATGAGAAATTAGCCTCACAAGCAGCCCTTGCTCAGGCAGAAGTTTCACAAGCAGCTCCAGTAGCTTCAACAACTGCATCAGCAGGAACAGTATCATCAATTGTTAGCCCACTTACTGGCGAAGTTAAATTACTTTCAGAAGCAGTAGACCCAGTCTTTGCTCAAGGTGTTATGGGACAAGGTGTCCTTATAGAACCATCTGAGGGTGAGTTGGTAGCACCTGTTTCAGGAACTATTTCAGTACTCTTTCCATCAAAACACGCGGTTGGTCTTGTGACTGACGAAGGTGTGGAAATGCTCATGCATATCGGTATGGACACAGTCAATCTTGACGGTAAAGGCTTTACAGCCCATGTTTCTCAAGGTGACAAGGTTGTAGCAGGGGCTTCCTTGATTTCATTTGACATCGCAGCCATTAAAGCAGCAGGTTATCCAGTTGAGACACCTGTTATCGTGACAAATCACAACGACTACCAAGTCAATCCTATAGATGTTCTTCCACGCCAGATTTCACGCGGTGAAGATGTTCTAAAGGTAACTAAATTATAA
- the treR gene encoding trehalose operon repressor, with the protein MKKYEKVFRNLEAAINQGIYQVNDYLPTEEELAKEYAVSRDTIRKALKLLAEHGLIQKRQGSGSQIIKHERINFPVSALTSFQEIAQAQGMATTTNVIAIDKLIVDGKMSELTGFPPKSHVWRITRQRVMEGVASVLDIDYLLTTFVPEIDRSIAEKSIYDYLENHLHLMIDLAEKEITIDQTNQQDSILLDLAGEHHVVSIKSKVFLTNGQQFQFTESRHKLDKFRFVDFAKRRPAN; encoded by the coding sequence ATGAAAAAGTATGAGAAAGTTTTCCGAAATTTAGAGGCTGCTATTAACCAAGGAATCTACCAAGTTAACGACTATTTACCAACCGAAGAAGAGTTGGCTAAAGAGTATGCTGTCAGCCGAGATACCATTCGAAAAGCCTTAAAGCTCCTGGCAGAACACGGACTTATTCAAAAACGTCAAGGTAGTGGCTCACAGATCATCAAGCATGAGCGCATTAACTTTCCTGTTTCAGCTCTTACCAGCTTTCAGGAAATCGCCCAAGCGCAAGGGATGGCAACGACAACTAATGTCATCGCTATCGACAAACTCATTGTTGATGGGAAGATGTCAGAACTAACTGGTTTCCCACCAAAGAGTCATGTCTGGCGTATCACGCGCCAACGCGTGATGGAAGGGGTGGCATCTGTCCTTGATATTGACTACTTGTTGACGACTTTTGTTCCTGAAATCGATCGTTCCATTGCGGAGAAATCCATTTATGATTATTTGGAAAACCACCTGCACCTTATGATTGATCTAGCTGAAAAAGAAATCACCATCGATCAGACCAATCAGCAAGACAGTATTCTTCTGGACTTAGCAGGTGAGCATCATGTTGTGTCCATTAAGTCCAAAGTCTTTCTCACCAATGGTCAACAATTTCAATTCACCGAAAGCCGGCACAAATTGGATAAATTTAGATTTGTAGATTTTGCTAAGAGAAGACCTGCAAATTAA